The sequence GCGACCGGCGACGTTTCGTGCTGCCCAGCGTGGCCGGCCTGATTGGCATGCTGATCCCGGTACTGATCTTCCTGGGGATCAACCACGGCGGGCCGGGCGCGCATGGTTGGGGCGTGGCTATGTCGACCGACACGGCCCTCGCGCTGGGTCTGCTGGCCCTGCTCGGCCGAGGTGTGCCCGACCGGGTCCGGATCTTCCTGCTCACCGTGTTCGTGGTCGACGATTTGGTCGCACTCATCGTCATCGCCCTGGTCTACAGCGAGGACATCAGGGTGCTGCCCATCGTGGTGGCCGGGGCGGCATTCGCGGTCATGTTGGCCATCGGCGCAGGCGGCGTCCGACGCGGCTGGGCGTACGTGCCGGTCGCCGTCGTGATGTGGGGCGCGCTGCTGGTCAGCGGAGTCGACCCTGTGGTGACCGGCTTGGCCATCGGATTGACCGCGTTTGCCTACTCTCCCGGCCGATCTGACCTCGAAAAAGTCACCGGGCTGTTCCGGTCATTCCGTGAGCAGCCGACGCCCACGCTCGCGCGTACGGCTTCGATCGGCCTGGCGAACACCCTATCGCCCAACGACCGCCTTCAGCGCATCTACCACCCATGGTCCAGCTACGTCATCGTGCCGCTGTTCGGCCTGGCCAACGCCGGGATCAGCATCGACGGTCCGTTCCTGGCCCAGGCGTTCGCGTCGCCTGTCACCTGGGGCGTGCTGCTCGGGTATGTCGTCGGCAAGCCGCTCGCCGTGATCGGCACCTCGGCCGGGCTCACCTGGCTCTCCCACGGGCGTATCCGTCCGGCCGTGGGCTGGGCGGGTGTGCTCGGCAGCGGCACGATCGCCGGTGTCAGCTTCACGGTGTCACTGCTGGTCGCCAGCCTGGCCTTCACCGGCGACCAACTGGCCGAGGCCAAAGTCGGGGTGCTCAGCGCCGCGATCGTATCCTCAGCACTGACGTGGATCGCGTTCCGCGCCACCAACACGTTGCCTCAGGACAAGCGCATCCGGGCGCTCTTCGGCCACATGACGGAGCTGATCGACCTCACCCCGGCGGTCGACGAGAAGCAGGACCACGTCCGCGGCCCAGCCGATGCGTCGGTAACGCTGGTGCAGTACGGCGACTTCCAGTGCCCGTACTGCGGGAAGGCCGAACCGGTCATCCGGCAGCTGCTGGGCGACGCCGACCTGCGCTTCGTGTGGCGTCACCTGCCTCTGTCAGACGTGCATCCGCACGCCCGACTCGCAGCCGAGGCCACCGAAGCAGCCGCCGCTCAGGGAAAATTCTGGCAGATGCATGACCTGTTGCTCGACCACCAGGGCGAACTGGACATCACCGCTCTGATCAAGTACGCCGACGACCTCGGTCTGGATCAGAAACGGTTCCACGACGATCTGACCAGCCATGCCCACGCCGCCCGCATCGACAGTGACATCGAGTCCGCCGACAACAGCGGAGTGTCCGGCACCCCGACGTTCTTCATCAACGGCCGCCGCCACTACGGCGCCTACGACATCACGGCCTTGACCGCGGCCATTCGTATGGCCCGGGCCCGGGCCCGCGCCCGCCTCGGCCGCGACGCGCCATCGATTCGTAGTTAGACGCGTTCTGTTGACACGACGGCACGTCCGTCGGCCGGCAGATCTTGCCACGCGGACTCTTGCCCGACGCGAAGCTCCTGATTCATCGCGCTCGCGGGCAGGTCAGCAGGGCGGCCGCGCGCAGCGACTCGACAGCTGTCACGAGAGCGGCACCGAGAAGCACTGTGTCTTTGAGCAGAAATTGTCCCAGCTGAGAAAGGCTCATTCCGGCGCTCGTCGCACCATCTGATCACACGCCGCGGGTCCGCGCCCGTCACCCATCTCGGCGGCGACCCGGCGCCGACCTGTGAGCGTTCAGCCCGTTCCGGCGAGGTCGGAGGATTTCTTCCGATGTTGGGGGCTGCGCACCAAGTGGACGTCCCCACCACTGGTCTTGTCGTTGTCACCTATAGGAGGTCACCTCTTGGATACCAGGATTCAGAACGTCCGACTGAACGTCACAAACGAACAACTCATGGCTCTGGCAAACGCCGGGGCCGCAGCTTTCGGCCATACCGCGACGCTCCAGGTGGACCAGGCCCTGGCTCAGCTTCTGCGATTACGCGTCGCGCAGATCAACAATTGCAGCTACTGCCTTCTGGTGCACCACGCCGCCGCCCGCGTCGCCGACATCCCGCCGTCCAAGGTCGAAACCCTCACCGCGTGGTGGGAGACGCACCTGTTCACCGAAGAGGAACAAGCCGCCCTGGCCTACGCCGAGGCGTTGACCCGGGCCTCCGACGTCACAGTCAACACGCGGCTCCAGGGGGCACACGACCGGGTGGCTGCGCACTTCACGGAGGACGAGATCCAGGAGATCGTGGCTGTTGTCATCAACATGAACATTTGGACGCGACTCAAGCTCGCCGAGGGTGCCATGCCCACGACGGCGCCTGCCGTGTGAGGTGATACCCGGCGCTGTGATCGGAGCAGGCTCGCAGCCGTGCTGATCGCTTCAGACCCCGGCTGCCAGCCATGGCGCTGCGCACGTCCGGAGGGGCCGGCGGGTGGTTCCGGCCGCCCCCTCCGGGCGAGATCACTTTCCGTACAGCTCGAATTCGTAGAGCGAGAACCCGTACGAGGTGGCCCGCTTGACCCCGTACACCCGCACGTAGCGGGCGGTGACCGGGGCGAAGGTGGCGTTGTCGACGCCGCCGTTGCCGGCGGCGGTGGTGAACACCGGCGTCCAGGAGTTGCCGTCGCCGGAGACCTCGATCCGGTACGAGGTGCCGTACGCGGCTTCCCAGCGCAGCACGACCCGGCTGACGCTGCGGGCCGCGCCGAGGTCGACCCGGAGCCACTGGTTGTCGTTGTAACTGCTGGCCCACCGGCTGCCGAGGCTGCCGTCGACCGCCTTGCCCGGCGTGTGGCCGGTGAGGAACTGGGTGCTCGACGCAGTGGTCGGGCGGCCCTGCGCCAGGTTGGTGACGTCGTCGCCCCGGCGCGCCGGGAACGAGACGACCTGCTGGTAGGTGGGGCGGTTCTGCCAGGCGATCAGCGGGTGGGTGATGCCGCCGAGCCCGGACTGGGCGATCGAGTCGGCGCACCACTGGTCGCCGGCCCCGCAGGACTTGTCTCCGGGGTAGACAGTGGTGGCCGGCACCGCGGCGGCCTGGCCGAGCGCGTCGAGCAGAGCCTGCCGGCACGCGTCGAGGTTGCCGTTGCCGCAGTACGCGCGGCCCAGCCCACCGGCCACCGGGTCGCCGAGGACCGTGCGCAGGTCCTTGTCGACGTAGCCCCACCAGCCGTACTGGAACGACGATCCCTTGTGGGCCTGCCCCTGCAACGCCCAGCTCGCGACGCCGTCGCGTCCCCCGTTCTGGCCGCCCGACGGTGCCTCGTTCACCTCGATGGCGTCGACCAGCGCGGCGTAGAGGTCCGGCCCGAGGCCGGGGCGGAACTGCGCCGAGGCCAGCAGCGGCCACCAGGCGTCGAAGATCCGGATCGCGTCGGCGTGCTGGTAGACCTTGGAGCCGGGGGACGTCTCCACCCGGCGGACCCCGGCCTGCTGCCACGCGCGCAGCTTGCCGACCGCGTCGGCCAACGCCGGATCGGTGACCGGCGTGCTGTCCAGCACGCGAAGCAGGTCACCGAGAACCTGTTGGCCGCGCAGGTCGGTCACCGCGGCATCCGCCATGATTCTGACGACGTCGGCGCGGCCGAGCTTGCGCTGGGCGATCGCGGCGCGCACCGGGCCGTCGAGCAACTGAGCCCGGTGTACGGAGCCGAAGCTGAAGTTGCCGTCAGCGGCCCCGAAGTCCCGCGCCTGCTTGTTGTTCCAGCTGACGTAGTAGTCCTGGTTGACCGACTGCGGGTGTGCCGACGCCGGGGTGTAGGTGGCATCGTTGGTGTCCGGGTTCCAGCCGGCCCACTCGTACGCCGGTTCGGCCTTCGTGGGCAGGTTCGGGTCGGCGGTGGCCGGACGGACCGGGTTCGAGCCGGAGTTGAAGTACGCCGCCTCGGTCGAGTTGACGTAGAACCAGTTGAACGCGTACCCGACGGTGGCCGCGGAGGCCTGGAAGGCAGCCGCGCTGCCCATCGCCGACGGGTCGTTGTAGGCCTGGAAGCCGATCGCCGAGTCAGCCTCGTGCCGGTAGGTCGAGCGCAGCTTGGTGAACGCGGTCGGCTGCCCGTTCACCAGGCCCCGGTAGGACACCAGCCCGTACTTGGTGCGCAGCGCGCGAAGCGTGTACGAACCGGCCGGGGTGGAGTCGGCAAGCGTCGGCGACCAGGAGTTGCGCTGCTCCAGCGCCTCCATGGCGAGGCACTGCCCGTGGTAGAGGTAGCGGTTGGTGCGCAACGTCGGGGCGCTGCCGTCGGTGGTGCACAGCGGCACCGCGTACGTGTCGGTGAGGTCCTGGGACGCGGAGGTCGCGCTCCACGCGTAGTCCTGGCCCCGTCCGAGCAGCACGTAGAGGTTGAGCCCGGCGAACGCGGCGCCACGAGCGCTGATGCCCGGCCCCTGCAACTCCTGGAGCATCAGCAGCTGCGGCGCGAAGTAGCCGGTCTGGGGCCCGAACACGGCGACCGGGTTGCCGGTGGTGGTGTGCCGTCCGGAGACCACCACCGCGTTGGACATGCCGTGCGCGCGCAGGTTGGACAGGCCGCCGAGCAGCCCCTGCGTGGCGGTGCTGACACCGGTGCGGGCGGCGGCCCCGCCGCTGGCGTCGTACGCGAGGGGCTCGGCGACCACCGAGCCGGCGTCGGGGAGCACCGCGCTGGTCGCGCCGGGCGGCGTCGCCCCGTACGGGAAGCTCTGTCCGTCGTGCAGGGTGAGCACGGTCTCCGGGTCGTTCTGGGAGCGGAACGCCGCCCATACCCGGTCGCCCTCGGTGGCGCCGTACTTGGCGCGGGCGGCCACCCGGACCAGCGCGGACTGGATCTCGCTGCCGCCGCCCCCACCGAAGAGCCCGCCGACGACCCCGGCGGTGGCGATGAGGTCGGTCATTGTGAAGTGCGTCGGCTTGCCGGCGCCCGCGAGGACGTACTCACCGGGGTAGTTGTCCTCGGCGATCGACTTGTCGATGTAGGCGTTGATGCCGGCGATGTAGTCGACCACGTCGGTGTAGAGCTGCTGGCCACGGGCACCCTTGAGGCGCAGCGCGTCGACCTGCGCCTGCAGGTCCGTCTCCGAGTAGGGCGAGTTGGCCCAGATGCTCTGCTCCAGCTCACGATTGCCGGGCGCGCCGCCGGCGAACGAGGTGAGCGTCCCGCGACCGGCGTGCCGCAGCAGGTCCATCACCCAGAGCCGGTCCTGCGCCCCGGCGTAGCCGGCGCCGAACATGGTGCCGGCGCGGGTGGTGCCGGTGACGTGCGGGACGCCGGTGGCCTTGTCCCGCACGATGGTGACGTCCGCTCGCGGCGAGACGGTGCTCTCCACCTGCGCGGCGGGGACGCCGAACGAGGCGTCGTTGTAGAAGTGGGCGATCTGCTCGTCGGTCAGCCCGGCGTAGTTGTAGACCAGGTTCGCGTACTCGTCGAGTTGGTCGCTGGAGTGCGCCGGGCGGGTGCCGAGCGCCTGGTGCGCCAGGATGGCGACCAGCGTGGCGTTGCCGTTCTGCCCCGGGGGCAGGATGTCGGCGCACTGGCCGAGACAGTAGTCGTTGGCGGCGAACGTGCTGGCGGCCAGCGCCGGCGACGGCGGGGTCACCGTCAGGACGCTCGCGGTCAGGACGGCGGCGGTGAACGCCGCGAGCCGGGTACGGACAGCGGGACGGGGCATGGCGATCCTCCGGGGACGCGGAGTCGGGCCGTTCGGTCACGCCCGGCTTACGGTGCCGACGTCTCGCCCTCCGCGCCCGGGCGTCGCGCCAGGAGGTGAGAGTGACTCGCATCTATCTTCGGGCAATGATCGACGCCGAATCCCCGTCCGGGATACCCGTCGTTCACCAGGCGCCAATGCCGACGTTTCGCCGCATAGCGCTGTCGGCGGCTCGAAATTCGCGGGTCTCGCCGGGGTGCATCCACTAGCGTCCGCCGCATGGAGAACAGCACCGTACGCACCGAGCGCCTCGAGCTTCGCCCGGTGCGTGACGATGACGTCGACCGGATCCTGGAGTACCGCAATCTGCCGCAGGTCACGCGCTGGCTACTCCGCACGCAGGTCGACCCCGCATCCTTCCGCGCGACGTGGCGACGCGCGGCCGCGGACCCCGACGACCACAGCATGGCGGCCACGCTCGACGGTGTGGTGATCGGAACCGTCTCGCTCAAGGCCGTCGACGGCATGGGTCAACCCGGCATGCCGCCACGGACCGAGGCCGATCTCGGCTACATCTTCGATCCGGCCTACGGCGGGCATGGCTACGCGACCGAGGCGGTCTCCGCTGTGGTGGCGTACGCGATCGAACGGCTGGGAATCCGGAGAATCACCGCCGGCTGTTTCGCGGACAACCTCGCTTCGGTGCGAATCCTCGAAAAGGTCGGCATGCGTCGTGAGCAGCACGGCCTCGGCGATTCCTGGCACGCCGAACTGGGCTGGGTGGACGGTTACACCTACGCCCTCCTCGCCGAGACATGGCATCGGGAGGCAGCACCGCAGGAGCAACCGAATGCTCTCGGGCGGCCATGAAGCACTGGTGAGCGCAGCAGCAGGCTTCTCGATGACGGCAGCATCTCGTCGTCGGACAGCGGACCGGGAACGCGGTCAGTGACGCCCCGTCGCCTCAGGAGGACCGCTGCGCGCTGTCGCCGTTGCGGAGGCGGTCCAGCTCGGCGAGGTACATCGCCTGCATGCGGTCATAGTGCCGGACCAACAGCTCGACCTCCTCGACGCTGTAGCCCTCGATGAGCCGCTCCGCCCGCTCGGCGAACCGCTCGTACGGCCGCTCCAACTCGGCGCTCCGTTCCGGCCGCAGGGTGACGATCACCCGCCGCCGGTCCGCCGGATCGCGATCGGCCGTCACGTAGCCCGCCTGCTGGAGCCGGCGGAGCATGCTGGTCACCGCCCCGGTGGTGAGGTTGGTCCGCTCGGCGACCTGCCCCGCGGTAGCGGATCCGACGTCCGCCAGGTAGTCCAGGCACTCCAGGTCGCTCACGGTGAGGCCCAACCGCTCCGCGATGGCGTACCGGAAAACCATGGACAGCCGGGCCGTCTCCCGCCCGGCGCGCATCAGGTCGGCGGTCGCGGACGCGCGGGCCGGCTCGTGGGACATGCCCGCAATCATGCCTCCGGTACGGTGACCCTGTGCAGTCGAGGTAACACGCGGGTCAGCACCCAGTGTGGTGCCGCCGCTCCCCCGGTGAGTCGGCGCATCAGCCCGGCGGCGGTGTCGACGGCGCGGAAGGCGTAGGGAACCATCTCGTCCTGGTAGCCGGCGATCGCCTCCTCCACCGGCGCGCCGCTGGCCCGGGCCTCGACCAGCCTGTGGCCGAGCACTGCGGCGTCGCGCAGGGCGGTGTTGCCGCCGTGGGCGCCGAACGGCGGCATGACGTGTACGGCGTCGCCCATCATCGTGGCCCGGGGCACCGCCCACCGGCGCGGGCGCTGGCCGGTGGCGAAGAGGTTGAGCACCGTGGCGTCCAACTCGGCCGTGCCGACCAGCCGCCGGATGACCGGGTGGAAGTCCATGCTCATCCCG comes from Micromonospora vinacea and encodes:
- a CDS encoding Na+/H+ antiporter NhaA translates to MTETKTGRTIRKRNLASPLRAFLRIESGSAGVLVAAIVAALFWANIDVGSYEAVWRTQLSLRLGHLELSRDLQTWINSGLMTLFFLVVGLEARREFDLGDLRDRRRFVLPSVAGLIGMLIPVLIFLGINHGGPGAHGWGVAMSTDTALALGLLALLGRGVPDRVRIFLLTVFVVDDLVALIVIALVYSEDIRVLPIVVAGAAFAVMLAIGAGGVRRGWAYVPVAVVMWGALLVSGVDPVVTGLAIGLTAFAYSPGRSDLEKVTGLFRSFREQPTPTLARTASIGLANTLSPNDRLQRIYHPWSSYVIVPLFGLANAGISIDGPFLAQAFASPVTWGVLLGYVVGKPLAVIGTSAGLTWLSHGRIRPAVGWAGVLGSGTIAGVSFTVSLLVASLAFTGDQLAEAKVGVLSAAIVSSALTWIAFRATNTLPQDKRIRALFGHMTELIDLTPAVDEKQDHVRGPADASVTLVQYGDFQCPYCGKAEPVIRQLLGDADLRFVWRHLPLSDVHPHARLAAEATEAAAAQGKFWQMHDLLLDHQGELDITALIKYADDLGLDQKRFHDDLTSHAHAARIDSDIESADNSGVSGTPTFFINGRRHYGAYDITALTAAIRMARARARARLGRDAPSIRS
- a CDS encoding carboxymuconolactone decarboxylase family protein, coding for MALANAGAAAFGHTATLQVDQALAQLLRLRVAQINNCSYCLLVHHAAARVADIPPSKVETLTAWWETHLFTEEEQAALAYAEALTRASDVTVNTRLQGAHDRVAAHFTEDEIQEIVAVVINMNIWTRLKLAEGAMPTTAPAV
- a CDS encoding penicillin acylase family protein; its protein translation is MPRPAVRTRLAAFTAAVLTASVLTVTPPSPALAASTFAANDYCLGQCADILPPGQNGNATLVAILAHQALGTRPAHSSDQLDEYANLVYNYAGLTDEQIAHFYNDASFGVPAAQVESTVSPRADVTIVRDKATGVPHVTGTTRAGTMFGAGYAGAQDRLWVMDLLRHAGRGTLTSFAGGAPGNRELEQSIWANSPYSETDLQAQVDALRLKGARGQQLYTDVVDYIAGINAYIDKSIAEDNYPGEYVLAGAGKPTHFTMTDLIATAGVVGGLFGGGGGSEIQSALVRVAARAKYGATEGDRVWAAFRSQNDPETVLTLHDGQSFPYGATPPGATSAVLPDAGSVVAEPLAYDASGGAAARTGVSTATQGLLGGLSNLRAHGMSNAVVVSGRHTTTGNPVAVFGPQTGYFAPQLLMLQELQGPGISARGAAFAGLNLYVLLGRGQDYAWSATSASQDLTDTYAVPLCTTDGSAPTLRTNRYLYHGQCLAMEALEQRNSWSPTLADSTPAGSYTLRALRTKYGLVSYRGLVNGQPTAFTKLRSTYRHEADSAIGFQAYNDPSAMGSAAAFQASAATVGYAFNWFYVNSTEAAYFNSGSNPVRPATADPNLPTKAEPAYEWAGWNPDTNDATYTPASAHPQSVNQDYYVSWNNKQARDFGAADGNFSFGSVHRAQLLDGPVRAAIAQRKLGRADVVRIMADAAVTDLRGQQVLGDLLRVLDSTPVTDPALADAVGKLRAWQQAGVRRVETSPGSKVYQHADAIRIFDAWWPLLASAQFRPGLGPDLYAALVDAIEVNEAPSGGQNGGRDGVASWALQGQAHKGSSFQYGWWGYVDKDLRTVLGDPVAGGLGRAYCGNGNLDACRQALLDALGQAAAVPATTVYPGDKSCGAGDQWCADSIAQSGLGGITHPLIAWQNRPTYQQVVSFPARRGDDVTNLAQGRPTTASSTQFLTGHTPGKAVDGSLGSRWASSYNDNQWLRVDLGAARSVSRVVLRWEAAYGTSYRIEVSGDGNSWTPVFTTAAGNGGVDNATFAPVTARYVRVYGVKRATSYGFSLYEFELYGK
- a CDS encoding GNAT family N-acetyltransferase, which encodes MENSTVRTERLELRPVRDDDVDRILEYRNLPQVTRWLLRTQVDPASFRATWRRAAADPDDHSMAATLDGVVIGTVSLKAVDGMGQPGMPPRTEADLGYIFDPAYGGHGYATEAVSAVVAYAIERLGIRRITAGCFADNLASVRILEKVGMRREQHGLGDSWHAELGWVDGYTYALLAETWHREAAPQEQPNALGRP
- a CDS encoding MarR family winged helix-turn-helix transcriptional regulator, which encodes MSHEPARASATADLMRAGRETARLSMVFRYAIAERLGLTVSDLECLDYLADVGSATAGQVAERTNLTTGAVTSMLRRLQQAGYVTADRDPADRRRVIVTLRPERSAELERPYERFAERAERLIEGYSVEEVELLVRHYDRMQAMYLAELDRLRNGDSAQRSS